One region of Diabrotica undecimpunctata isolate CICGRU chromosome 6, icDiaUnde3, whole genome shotgun sequence genomic DNA includes:
- the ATPsynB gene encoding ATP synthase subunit b, mitochondrial yields the protein MLSRAAILSGQASKSLVANCLRATSTSTANTQVAKTDEKSGEVAFSRPVRQEPGKVRMGFIPDEWFQFFYKKTGVTGPYTFAVTLSTYLVSKEIYVLEHEYYSGLSLLIMWVYGIKTLGPKLSAYLDKEIEAYENAWNESRVNQKQTLTDQISDEEKSQKSMEGQTLLVEAKRENVALQLEANYRERLISAYSEVKKRLDYQVEKQNIERRITQKNLVDYVVAKVRSSITADQEKQNINKCISDLAGLAKA from the exons atgcTTTCCAGGGCAGCAATTCTTTCAG GACAGGCCTCAAAATCTCTAGTAGCAAATTGCTTGAGAGCTACAAGCACTTCGACTGCCAATACTCAAGTAGCCAAAACTGATGAAAAATCCGGTGAAGTGGCTTTTTCCAGACCT GTAAGACAGGAACCAGGAAAAGTACGCATGGGATTCATTCCTGACGAATGGTTtcaatttttctacaaaaaaactGGTGTCACAGGACCTTACACTTTCGCAGTCACATTGTCTACATACCTGGTTAGCAAAGAAATTTATGTTTTGGAACATGAATATTACAGTGGACTTTCCCTATTGATTATGTGGGTATATGGTATCAAGACTCTTGGTCCAAAATTATCTGCATATCTTGATAAGGAAATTGAG gcATATGAAAACGCATGGAATGAAAGTCGTGTAAACCAAAAACAAACTTTGACTGACCAAATATCAGACGAAGAAAAATCCCAGAAGAGCATGGAAGGACAAACTTTATTGGTTGAAGCTAAACGTGAAAATGTAGCTCTTCAATTAGAGGCCAATTACAGAGAACGTCTCATCAGTGCATACTCTGAAGTCAAAAAACGTTTGGACTACCAAGTAGAGAAGCAAAACATTGAACGCAGAATTACCCAGAAGAATCTTGTTGATTATGTTGTAGCTAAAGTAAGATCCTCAATTACTGCtgatcaagaaaaacaaaatattaacaagTGTATCAGCGATTTAGCAGGATTAGCTAAAGCATAA